From the genome of bacterium:
GGAAGAGCTGCGGCAGCAGGGCGAGCACGGCTGGGGGCCGGAGATCCGGCCCCGTCCTCCGCTACTTCCAGATCGCCCAATTGCCGTTCTTGATCACAACCAACACCATGTCCGACACCGTGAGCCCGTTGTGGTTCTCCGGCGACATGGTGAAGACGCCGCCTGTGCCGACGAAGCCCCGCAGGTGCTCCAGGTAGTCCCGGATCTTCCCGCGGTCGGACCCGACGTGCCGGATCGCGTCCGCGAGCATCGTCAGGCCGTCGAAGGCGTGGCCGCCGAACGTATTGGCCGTATAGTGGCTCGCGGCCTCGAAGTCGTGCGCGTACTTGAGGAGGAGCGCCTTCTGCGGATCCGACGCCGGCAGCTGGTCGGCGACGAGGAGCTTGCCGGAGGGGAAGACCACGCCGTCCGCGGCCGGACCGGCCAGCTGGATGAACGCTCGGTTTGCGATGCCGTGGCTCTCGACGATCGGGACGCGGATGCCGAGCTGCCGGATGTTCTTGGCCGCGATCGATGCGGTGGGCGGCGTGCTCCATACTACCATCGCGCCGGGGTTTTTCGCCCGCGCGCGCACGACCTGGGGGCTGAGGTCGGTATCCGTCGCCCCGAACGGCTCAGAGTCCACGAGGGTGACGCCCGCATGGATGCCGTACGTGCGAAGGGCGACGAGGCCGTCCTGGCCGAAGTCGTCGTTTCGATACAGAAACGCGTACGTCTTGACGCGGGCCGCGACAAGGTATTGCAGCGCTTTGTCCGCGGCGATCGCGTTGCGCTGCGGCGTCTGGAACACCCACCGCCGGGTCGGCACAGTGAGCGTCGTACTGGCGGCAACCGACATGAACGGTACGTCGGCCTGCATCGCGTAGTCGGCCATCGCCTGAGACTCGGGGCTAATCGTGCCGCCGACCACCGCGAGCACGCCGTCTTCCGTGACGGCCTTCTTGATCAGGAGGGCCGCCTTCGTCGGGTCGGTCTCCGTATCGTAGGTGATGATCTGGACGGGCCGCCCGCCGATGCCGCCGGCCGCGCTCCACTCGGCCTGCAGCATGTGCGCCGTGTCCTGTTCGGGCTTGCCGAGCGAGCTTGCGGGGCCCGTCGCCGCGAAGATGGCCGCGATCTTGATCGGAGCCCCCTGGCCCAGTACCGGTGACGCCGGCGCCAGCATCGCGGCAGCCACCGCCGCCGCCAGTCCCGCGGCGGCCGTCCGTCCCATCCACCTGCCGAACATATATCCCACCCCCCCGTGTGTCCGCCTACGGTAGCGCCGCCGCCGCGATCTCCGTCAAGTCCTTGACCTCTAGGCCGCCGTCGGCCGCGGCGATCCGGCGGAGGTGGGCGCCGCAGAGCAGCGACGTGGTGACCACGGTGCGGCCCGACGACAGCACCTCGCCCGCCTGGCGGAGGCGCTTCCGTCCCCACCACGCCGCCTGCTCCGGGAACGCCTCCGGCGCTCCCGCGGCGGCTCCGCAGCAGTAGAGATACTCCCGGCGCAGATGCGCCTCGCGAACGCGGAGGCCCGGGATCCGCGCCAGGATCTCGCGGGGCGGGTCGACGATTTTGCCGTAGCGCCCGAGGTGGCAGCCATCGAGCAGCACGACTTCATCGTCCACCGGCCGTTCGAGCGCCAGCCGGCCTTCGCGCATAAGATCGGCGATAAACGGCACGATGTGCGTGAACGGAACCCGCAGGCGCTGGGCCGGACCGTAGTGTTTGGCCGGCGCGGTCCAGGCTTGATAGCCGGTGTCGTCCACCGTGACGGCCCGTTGGATGCGGCCGCCGTCCATCATTCGGGTGATCTTCTCGATCGCGGAGCG
Proteins encoded in this window:
- a CDS encoding ABC transporter substrate-binding protein translates to MFGRWMGRTAAAGLAAAVAAAMLAPASPVLGQGAPIKIAAIFAATGPASSLGKPEQDTAHMLQAEWSAAGGIGGRPVQIITYDTETDPTKAALLIKKAVTEDGVLAVVGGTISPESQAMADYAMQADVPFMSVAASTTLTVPTRRWVFQTPQRNAIAADKALQYLVAARVKTYAFLYRNDDFGQDGLVALRTYGIHAGVTLVDSEPFGATDTDLSPQVVRARAKNPGAMVVWSTPPTASIAAKNIRQLGIRVPIVESHGIANRAFIQLAGPAADGVVFPSGKLLVADQLPASDPQKALLLKYAHDFEAASHYTANTFGGHAFDGLTMLADAIRHVGSDRGKIRDYLEHLRGFVGTGGVFTMSPENHNGLTVSDMVLVVIKNGNWAIWK